TTTAATTGTGATGGGCTGGGGCAAACGGACGGGCTTCAGGGCGCGTTTGTTTGGCAATGTGATTGATAGCGTGCTGTGGGCGTCCCATTGTCCAGTTGTGGTGACACGCCTCTTGGATTCGCCTATGAATTTTCACCGCATTTTGGTGCCGGTGGAAAACTTGACGGGGCAAGGGACGCAACCGTTACGGTTTGCGAAAATTCTAGCCGATTCCAATCAAGCTCAGGTAACGTTGTTACACGTCTGCAATGCTAGAACTTCGGCTGCTAAGGTAGCGTGGACGCGATCGCAACTGTCTCTTTTAGCCTCGAAGTGGGCACCGGAGACGAACTTTGAGATTGAAGTGATTAAGCATGAGAATGTGGCGCAAGCGATTCTCAATACAGCTCGTTCGTTTGATTTGATTGTCTTGCGATCGCTACGATACCGCACTGCGGGCGGTCTGGAAGTTAGCGATATCACGACCCAGCTGGTTCAACATCTCGCTTGCTCTGTGGTGCTGTTAGGGGAGCCGCAACGAACCACCACCGGCGTGCTTCTCCCCAAGCCGTCGCCAAGGGTTGCCAACGATAATGTCTTAACGTGAGTAATTCGTTTCTCACCTCTACCCCACCCTTTCCTTGTAAGGGGTGGGGTTTGGGGTTTAGAGTTCTTATCTCAGATCCCAGAAGTATTGCCAAGGGTTGCAAACGTCCCCTGATGCGGCGTTCCCTCTAGTTACTGCCTCTCTTTTTTAGGTCTGCTTCTAAGGCTTCTAGTTGCTTCTTCTTCTGTTCGAGTTCTTGTTCTAAAGTTTGAATTTGTTCGCGACGCGCTTCCATTTCCAAATTTTTGCGAGCTAATTCCTGACTTTGTAAAGTAAGGTCTTGCCGCCAGTGTTCAGCACGTTCGGCTTCCTGCTGCAAAAAAGCGGGAGTAATACTACTTGTCAGGTACTGCTGCACTAAATCCAAAACCCAGTTTTTGGCTTCGTGAATACTTAGAATCTGCTGATTCTCGCCAAGGTCTGCCAGAACCAACAAACCTTCGCTTAAGGATGGAATCTCAGCGGCGGGAACGACAGATTCCTTCTCCACCACTGCCCAGATATTGTCAGAGGTTTGCTCAGCTAGGATTCGCAATTCCAGACTGCCCGATGATTCATTTTTTTGCACTTCGGCAAAATATCGCATTGGTATTTTGTCTTTAAATTAATAAAACTGGGCACCCTAACTTTACGGGCGTATTCTACTTTAAACAACCCTTTTCTTCTTCCCTCCCAAGAAGGAGTGTGTAACCCAGAGTGGGATTCGTAGGGGCGAGATATCTTTGCCCCTACGCGATCGCTTCTACAGTCTCTTCTACAGTTGCGCGAGTCGTTCGCGCAGCATTTCTGCCTGTGTCTCGGCTTCGGCAAGGGCATCCCGCGCTCCCTTGACGACATCAGCGGGTGCTTTATCAACAAATTTGGCATTGCTCAAACGTCCCGAAAGGGCTTTTGCTTCTGCTTCAACTTTGTTCAAATTTTTCTCTAACTTGGCACGCAGAGCATCCACATCGACGACACCAGCGAGGGGAATCGAAACTTGCACCGTACCCACGACACCAGCGATCGCTTGTGGCGTATCCGCTTGTGCGGTACTCGCCGGTTCTGGGGGAGAAACGGTGGATGGAGGATTCGTCGCACCAACTTGTTTGGCTTCTGAGACACGGGTTCCGAGAATTTGTTTTGCCACTGTTGCCACCGCAATTACACCAGTGCCCACTAAAAAGAGCAAGGGCAGCAACAGTAAAAATGGTAAGAAAATTGGGCTAATTTTAAAGTTGCCTTTTTCGTTGGCAGATACCGCCTGATTGGGTGTTTCGGCAGATGAAGGCGGCTGTTGTGTTTCGGCTGTCCCTGGGATGGTTAATTCTTCCACCTTCGCCAAGTCTTGAATATAAGACTGCCCAGCCAAGAGGATATGCCGTTCGCGATCGCTTTCAGTTTGCAAGATTGCTGACACCTTCACCCCAGGCTTAATATCTGCTTCTGCCCGTAAGTTGCGAATCGTCCGAATTGTGCCAATCAGCAGCTCAAATTGTTGCTCTAAATCCGGGTTAATGAGTGCTGGATCGGATTTGGGATAAGATTGCAACGCTAAGCTTTTGCCTTCATTCGCTTGAGTCAGCGTATGCCAAATTTCCTCGGTAATGTGCGGCATGAAAGGATGGAGTAATTTTAGAATTCCTTCCAGCACATAAGCGAGAGTTTGCTGAGCAACCAACCGCGAGGAAGCGGGGGCGTCTGGGCGCAGGCGAGGTTTGACCAGTTCAATGTACCAGTCGCAGAAATCGCCCCAAAAGAATTCATACAGTCCCTTAGCGGCTTCACCAAGACCATAGTTGTTGATGTAGTCGCCGGTTTGCTGCACTACTTGATGGTAGCGGGAGAGAATCCAGCGATCGCAGAGTTCGAGATCCCCGCCGTTAGTTTTTGTTTCGCCCTCCCCATCAACGGGGAGGATTGGGGTGGGGTTCCCCAATTGTTGCGGCGTCTTGCCATCCAGATTCATCATCACAAACCGGGCAGCATTCCACAATTTGTTCGTGAAATTGCGGCTAGCTTCAACCGAAGCCGATTCATCGGTCTTGCGGTTGTACTCCATCCGGATATCTTGACCCGCCCCAGCCACTTCTTTAATTAAGGTGTAGCGCAGGGCATCGGTGCCGTATTTGTCAATCAGCAACAGCGGATCGATGCCATTGTTGGCAGATTTAGACATTTTCTTGCCATTCTCATCCAGCACTAAGCCGTGGATGTAAACGTCCTGGAAAGGCATCTGTCCCGTAAAATGTCCCGCCATCATCGTCATTCTGGCAACCCAGAAGAAGATGATGTCAAAGCCTGTCACGAGGGTTGTGGTGGGGTAGTAGGTTGTGAAATCCGACGTCTGTTCGGGCCAACCCAAAGTAGAAAAAGGCCACAGACCAGAAGAGAACCAGGTATCGAGAACATCTGGATCTTGTTCCAGCTTGACATTTTCCCCAAATTCTGAGATTGCTTTTTCTCGTGCCTCTGCCTCGGTACGTGCGACAACAAACGGCGTTTCGTCAGTAATTGCGTCGCCTGTTTCACTCACTGCATACCAAGCCGGGATTTGATGTCCCCACCACAGTTGGCGAGAAATGCACCAATCTTTTAATTTCACTAGCCAGTCGCGATAAACCTTCGTCCATCGTTCTGGCACAAACTCCGGTGAATTCCGATCGTCTAGAAACCCTAGCGCCCGGTCAGCGAGAGGGCGAATTTTAACAAACCACTGAGTAGAGAGGAGGGGTTCAACGGGGACTTTCCCGCGATCGCTATAAGGAACCTTATGCTTATACTCCTCCACTTTCACCAGAACGCCGTCTGCTTCCAGTCGCTGCACCACATTCTTCCGAGCAACAAAGCGGTCTTGCCCCTGAAATTCTCCAGCGTTTTCGTTTAAAGAGCCGTCCTTATTCATAATGTTGATAAACGGCAAAGAGTGACGCTGACCCATCTCAAAGTCATTGGGGTCATGAGCGGGTGTCACCTTCACGCAACCCGTCCCGAAAGCCGGATCGACTAATTCATCGCCAATAATCGGAATTTCCCTCCCCATAATGGGCAGCGTCAGCGTCTTCCCAATCAAATGCTTATAGCGGTCATCGTTGGGATTCACCGCCACCGCTGTATCGCCCAGCATGGTTTCGGGGCGAGTCGTCGCTACTTCAACATAGCCGTTGCCATCGGTGAGGGGATAGCGGAAGTGCCACAGATGCCCGTTGACTTCTTGATTATCCACCTCCAAGTCAGACACGGCAGATTGACTCGCGGGACACCAGTTCACCAGGTAATTGCCGCGATAAATCAGTCCTTCCTCATACATTTGGATAAAAGCTTCCAACACTGCTTTGGATAAGCCTTCATCCATCGTGAAGCGTTCCCGCGTCCAATCTACCGAGACGCCCAAACGCCGCAGCTGATTCACAATGGTTCCCTCAGATTCGGTTTTCCACTGCCAAGCCCGTTCTAAAAACTTCTCGCGTCCCACCTCATGGCGAGTTTTTCCTTCTGCTTTCAGTTGTTTTTCCAGTACGGCGTTCACCGCGATACTGGCGTGGTCGGTTCCCGGTACCCACAGCGTGTTGCGTCCTTTCATCCGGT
This portion of the Coleofasciculus sp. FACHB-T130 genome encodes:
- a CDS encoding valine--tRNA ligase, whose translation is MTATIPALTSQYDPTTTETKWQKFWEENQVFKADPNHPGVPYCIVIPPPNVTGSLHMGHAFESSLIDTLVRYHRMKGRNTLWVPGTDHASIAVNAVLEKQLKAEGKTRHEVGREKFLERAWQWKTESEGTIVNQLRRLGVSVDWTRERFTMDEGLSKAVLEAFIQMYEEGLIYRGNYLVNWCPASQSAVSDLEVDNQEVNGHLWHFRYPLTDGNGYVEVATTRPETMLGDTAVAVNPNDDRYKHLIGKTLTLPIMGREIPIIGDELVDPAFGTGCVKVTPAHDPNDFEMGQRHSLPFINIMNKDGSLNENAGEFQGQDRFVARKNVVQRLEADGVLVKVEEYKHKVPYSDRGKVPVEPLLSTQWFVKIRPLADRALGFLDDRNSPEFVPERWTKVYRDWLVKLKDWCISRQLWWGHQIPAWYAVSETGDAITDETPFVVARTEAEAREKAISEFGENVKLEQDPDVLDTWFSSGLWPFSTLGWPEQTSDFTTYYPTTTLVTGFDIIFFWVARMTMMAGHFTGQMPFQDVYIHGLVLDENGKKMSKSANNGIDPLLLIDKYGTDALRYTLIKEVAGAGQDIRMEYNRKTDESASVEASRNFTNKLWNAARFVMMNLDGKTPQQLGNPTPILPVDGEGETKTNGGDLELCDRWILSRYHQVVQQTGDYINNYGLGEAAKGLYEFFWGDFCDWYIELVKPRLRPDAPASSRLVAQQTLAYVLEGILKLLHPFMPHITEEIWHTLTQANEGKSLALQSYPKSDPALINPDLEQQFELLIGTIRTIRNLRAEADIKPGVKVSAILQTESDRERHILLAGQSYIQDLAKVEELTIPGTAETQQPPSSAETPNQAVSANEKGNFKISPIFLPFLLLLPLLFLVGTGVIAVATVAKQILGTRVSEAKQVGATNPPSTVSPPEPASTAQADTPQAIAGVVGTVQVSIPLAGVVDVDALRAKLEKNLNKVEAEAKALSGRLSNAKFVDKAPADVVKGARDALAEAETQAEMLRERLAQL